In the genome of Cupriavidus malaysiensis, one region contains:
- a CDS encoding SDR family NAD(P)-dependent oxidoreductase, giving the protein MTQVVIISGGGTGIGRAAAEHFAQQGDQVVILGRRGALLEQAAQAIGGRFPQAPPVIALQADLAAPDQVERVRDVLRARFDAIDVIVNAAGRHVLRQVPAETYADGLAGVARRWTDNFRLNTLSAVLLTEALADQLRAPGGRILFLSSIAAYRGSGQGCYGAAKAALHPYSQDLAKALGPRGITVNVIAPGYVQDTGFFGSALSPAQRDSKAAEAMTLRAGTPQDIAATIGWLASPGAAHVTAQIVQVNGGAERGR; this is encoded by the coding sequence ATGACCCAAGTGGTGATCATCAGCGGCGGCGGCACGGGCATCGGCCGCGCGGCAGCGGAACATTTCGCGCAACAGGGCGACCAGGTCGTCATCCTCGGACGACGCGGCGCGCTGCTCGAACAGGCCGCGCAGGCCATCGGCGGCCGCTTTCCCCAGGCACCGCCGGTGATCGCGCTGCAGGCCGACCTGGCCGCGCCGGACCAGGTCGAACGCGTGCGCGACGTCCTGCGCGCGCGCTTCGACGCCATCGACGTGATCGTCAACGCGGCGGGCAGGCATGTGCTGCGCCAGGTGCCCGCCGAGACCTATGCCGATGGCCTGGCCGGCGTGGCGCGCCGCTGGACGGACAACTTCCGCCTCAACACCCTGTCCGCCGTGCTGCTGACCGAGGCACTCGCCGACCAGCTGCGCGCGCCGGGCGGCCGCATCCTGTTCCTCAGCTCGATCGCCGCCTACCGCGGCTCGGGACAAGGCTGCTACGGCGCGGCGAAGGCCGCCCTGCACCCCTACAGCCAGGACCTCGCCAAGGCCCTCGGCCCGCGCGGCATCACGGTCAACGTGATCGCTCCGGGCTATGTGCAGGACACCGGGTTCTTCGGCAGCGCCCTGTCGCCGGCGCAGCGCGACAGCAAGGCCGCCGAGGCCATGACCCTGCGCGCCGGCACGCCGCAGGACATCGCCGCCACCATCGGCTGGCTCGCCTCGCCCGGCGCGGCGCACGTCACCGCGCAGATCGTGCAGGTCAACGGCGGCGCCGAGCGGGGGCGCTAG
- a CDS encoding citrate synthase family protein, producing MPTYLTSAEAAARLGVSRQSLYAYVSRGLLRAREAERARERRYLAADVERLAQQRARGRKPGEVAKATLDWGLPVLESGITLVEHGRLFYRGTSATELAAAATLEDVAAQLWQCDAAAAFGARAPARSRTLAGLQRHYRGQRAEASLLPLFAVASEDSATAAQQPCAADLVRGCADLLRLLAACLLGTRPDVAPLHLQCARAWGVDAAGAELIRMALVLCADHELNASSFTARCIASTGASLRAGVIGGLAALSGDRHGATTARGEILWDELGVERGRNAIERRMRERLARGGDLPGFGHHLYPDGDVRAAALLSRVLPRHRRWQQLAALASALTGQQPSIDFALVAVRRHLRLPVGAAFGLFALGRAVGWIAHGLEQRTQPGLIRPRAAYVGVRPVGGGLPGGLPGGPQVGSAAAPGREYRAGKRVAPRGERLVAEAIAPSSGRR from the coding sequence ATGCCGACCTACCTGACTTCCGCCGAGGCCGCCGCGCGGCTCGGGGTCTCGCGCCAGTCGCTCTACGCCTACGTCAGCCGTGGCCTGCTGCGCGCGCGGGAAGCGGAGCGCGCGCGCGAGCGCCGCTATCTCGCCGCCGATGTGGAGCGCCTGGCGCAGCAGCGTGCGCGCGGCCGCAAGCCGGGGGAGGTCGCCAAGGCAACGCTCGACTGGGGGCTGCCCGTGCTCGAGTCCGGCATCACCCTGGTCGAGCACGGGCGCCTGTTCTATCGCGGCACCAGCGCCACCGAGCTGGCCGCCGCCGCCACGCTCGAAGACGTGGCGGCCCAGTTGTGGCAGTGCGATGCCGCGGCTGCATTCGGCGCGCGCGCCCCGGCGCGCTCCCGCACGCTGGCGGGTCTGCAGCGGCACTACCGCGGCCAGCGCGCGGAGGCCAGCCTGCTGCCGCTGTTCGCGGTGGCCAGCGAGGACAGCGCCACCGCCGCGCAGCAGCCCTGCGCGGCGGACCTGGTGCGGGGGTGTGCCGACCTCCTGCGTCTGCTGGCCGCCTGCCTGCTGGGCACGCGGCCCGATGTGGCACCGCTCCATCTCCAGTGCGCACGGGCGTGGGGCGTGGACGCCGCCGGCGCGGAACTGATCCGCATGGCCCTGGTACTGTGCGCGGACCACGAACTCAATGCCTCGAGCTTCACGGCCCGCTGTATCGCCTCGACCGGCGCCAGCCTGCGCGCGGGCGTGATCGGCGGCCTCGCCGCGCTGAGCGGCGACCGCCATGGCGCCACCACCGCGCGCGGCGAGATCTTGTGGGATGAACTGGGTGTCGAGCGGGGCAGGAACGCGATCGAGCGCCGCATGCGCGAACGCCTGGCCCGGGGCGGCGACCTGCCGGGATTCGGCCATCACCTGTATCCCGATGGCGACGTGCGCGCAGCCGCGCTGCTGTCCCGCGTCCTGCCCAGGCACCGCCGCTGGCAGCAGCTGGCCGCCCTCGCCAGCGCGCTGACCGGCCAGCAGCCATCGATCGACTTCGCCCTGGTCGCCGTGCGCAGGCATCTGCGCCTGCCCGTCGGCGCCGCCTTCGGCCTGTTCGCGCTGGGGCGGGCCGTCGGCTGGATCGCCCATGGGCTGGAGCAGCGCACGCAGCCGGGCCTGATCCGGCCGCGCGCGGCCTATGTGGGGGTGCGGCCGGTGGGGGGCGGACTACCAGGCGGACTACCAGGCGGGCCGCAAGTCGGATCCGCCGCCGCGCCCGGGCGCGAGTACCGCGCCGGCAAGCGCGTCGCGCCCCGGGGCGAGCGGCTGGTGGCGGAGGCGATCGCCCCGTCGTCCGGCCGCCGGTGA
- a CDS encoding AraC family transcriptional regulator — translation MTSKAPVTVPVALVHGMLAGVQARGEPIDGFLHDAGIARAPLTHPAARVTATQYVALFRVLIEQREDECLGFLARPLKPGSFALVARAALNARDLDTAIRRVARTFSLLQDDVTLEHRRDGALAGLALRFHEAATGRPVFLHEMLVRVFWRLLAWLAGGRLPIARFDFAFDNPPHAASYGKIFPSDLEFGRELTTFWFDAAWLQAPIRRDEAALRHFLAHAQANIIVPRSGNDLVSARVRTHLQGARPAWPDLAETAGALHMSTATLQRRLALEGASFQSLKDALRRDLAIERLNTSAVPLAELAQELGFTDSAAFQRAFKGWTGSAPGAYRRRGGTTDA, via the coding sequence GTGACGTCCAAAGCCCCCGTGACCGTGCCCGTCGCCCTGGTGCACGGCATGCTCGCCGGCGTGCAGGCGCGCGGCGAACCCATCGACGGCTTTCTCCACGATGCCGGCATCGCGCGCGCGCCGCTGACGCACCCGGCCGCCCGCGTGACGGCCACGCAGTACGTGGCGCTGTTCCGCGTGCTGATCGAGCAGCGCGAGGACGAGTGCCTGGGCTTTCTCGCGCGCCCGCTGAAGCCGGGCAGCTTCGCGCTGGTCGCGCGCGCCGCGCTGAACGCGCGCGACCTCGACACCGCCATCCGGCGCGTGGCCCGCACCTTTTCCCTGCTGCAGGACGATGTCACGCTGGAACACCGGCGCGACGGCGCCCTCGCCGGACTCGCGCTGCGCTTCCACGAAGCGGCCACGGGCCGTCCGGTGTTCCTCCACGAGATGCTGGTGCGCGTGTTCTGGCGCCTGCTGGCCTGGCTGGCGGGCGGCCGCCTGCCGATCGCGCGCTTCGATTTCGCCTTCGACAATCCGCCGCACGCGGCCAGCTACGGCAAGATCTTTCCCTCCGACCTGGAGTTCGGCCGCGAGCTGACCACCTTCTGGTTCGACGCGGCATGGCTGCAGGCTCCGATACGGCGCGACGAGGCCGCGCTGCGCCACTTCCTGGCCCATGCGCAGGCCAACATCATCGTGCCGCGCAGCGGCAACGACCTCGTCAGCGCACGCGTGCGCACGCATCTGCAGGGCGCGCGGCCGGCCTGGCCGGACCTCGCCGAGACCGCCGGCGCGCTGCACATGTCGACCGCCACGCTGCAGCGGCGGCTGGCGCTCGAAGGCGCGTCCTTCCAGTCATTGAAGGATGCGCTGCGGCGCGACCTGGCGATCGAGCGCCTCAATACCAGCGCGGTGCCGCTGGCCGAACTGGCGCAGGAACTCGGCTTCACCGACAGCGCGGCCTTCCAGCGCGCCTTCAAGGGCTGGACCGGCAGCGCGCCGGGAGCGTATCGCCGGCGCGGCGGGACGACGGACGCTTAG